The sequence below is a genomic window from Humulus lupulus chromosome 3, drHumLupu1.1, whole genome shotgun sequence.
tggctgagggtttaaagaggaactagggttaaaccctattttgccgcttaggtcggctggttgtaaatcttttgttgtaattaacctttaaattattatttttttgggatcccaatgtatacattaaacattttagtgaaacgttgcatCTTAACCTAAATATTTAATCCTAaactactaatcatacttagttacacgattatggccaaacgactcgattagcgagtttagcactgtttaaaatgcacaccgtaacactcccagggtagtagggcgttacattaataaaaaatttcaatttctcccaacataagacatttaaaatccctcataatttttaatgtcttacaccattgatgtaagacattgtagggagtcattgaatcTCCAAATTATTGTAGTGTGGGTTGACTTTCTAGTTGTTCTTCATTTGTTGTTTTTAAATGTGTGTAGTATGCACTGAGTTCatgtttagttgttgtcttattgttgtttttatgctttttagattttatgtatagttgttttcatgttggtttttagttgtttaagtttatttataactgttttgttgttgtgttgttgtctatttgttgtttagttgtttgaagatatattttgattttaaaaaaaataggggtaatgtttagttgttgtcttattgttgttttttagttatttCATTGGcattgtatttttgtaaatataatacTTTAAAAACGTATGAAAttctatttttagtaattaccaaattaattaaaccatgtgaattaattaaaatgcagAATGGTAATAACTGATTAAACAGATTGCAGtgctgtcgggacagaatccgaacttgtcacgacagaaactgaacacaataaaaagacagtgcaaaacaataaataacacaacgaatttttacaaggttcagatgcccttcggataacctactccttggggccacgcccagagaataaaaaaaaaaaataaagaatcacaagtacaaaatattgacttaaacaaaacaagactctctcttgagatttgccgcaactttgttgtacttctcttcactaatctggtcttgattgaaacgctaaaccacttgaactcccttcaatggccagcgagtgcttgcatcctcccgatgcaaggcttgtaaaaatcctctcccgaagacttataaaagttgtgttcaaattacaatgtgtattcactcatgaacgtggtataaacttaCCACAAAAACTAAACTCTCATATTTTTACAAGATCACAttaatactatgatcttgaatacaaagaagaactctcacaaatattacaatacactcacaaattatgcatctaagagttcactttttctcactgcctttagagccctatttatagagtctttttttgtgctcacaaaggctgagaaagaatctcctaataaaggcaagaataattgaagatattcttgattgataaaGAAtttccttttttagaagatgtggATCTGACAGCTACGATTTTGGTGGAGACAGCTAATACCTATGTCGGATCAAAAAGCTCAaaatagaaataacaattaatgacAACAAAGATTTAGTTTCCTGTATTTTATAAACTTGAGCTGCACAAAAATAGATAGACAATTATTTCATAAATGACTTTGAGTAAGTACTAAATATTTGCAAGATATtacttccctttataaacaaattgCAATAAAATACAATTAAATAAGGGATGAAATTTACCACAAATCATAAGAAATGGAAAGTGATTTCCGAAAAGCACAATAAGggaaaaaaattgatcttttaataaaaaagatatttctataaaatatgccaattttaggatttacaatcttcccttttggcaattttataggcaaagcatatctattttttaaaagatccctgcaaaacacaagtgagtgcttaaattcacaagagtcagaAAATGACTCCCCTtgccaaaaataaccaaagcaAGAGACAAAAATTGTTAACAAAAATAATGAACAACGGAAAGTCAACCAAAATAATCAAAGTaccaaaaaatagagttactctctctccccctcattgtctaagaaaatgccaaagaacaaaggaaacgaaaccaaaagaaagacacagctaatgttcttttacatttataaaaagaaaataaaaataaatcgaAAGGAACGGTAACCTTCATGGAGAAGGAGTGGTGGATGCATTGATGATGGCCAACGAAGaaagaatttggcgctgagtatccTCCATGAGAGTGAACCAGTCAGAGAGACTTGTAATTCCTGTATGGACAGAAGCGAGATCAATCGGGACAGCAGGAGTGTCAGTCACAACATTGCCAGACCCAAAACCAGCCAGATTAATGCCTTTGACCTTTCGAGCTATGGACGGAGCATGGTCATCTTTGATAGTGTAGGTaggaccaaccaaaggagaagtcaaggtctcgtgggacttcttcaaaggacgctAAGAGTCCAAAAGTTTATAAATGACTTGCGGAAACGTCAAGTGTTGACCCTTGCGtttggcaccactcaaggacaTGATTTGATCAAAAATAACAGCAGCAAGATCAATGGTGACTccagtcccaattttgaacaatagaaaagccatgtcttgagtgatggtcgaggaatgagtggtaggcatccaattacACATTGCAaatttgaaaagagcaccataataATGAGTGAGATCCGAGACTCGTAGAGAGGtgcttggttcccacaccataaCTTGACCAACCAACTCAGACAAGACTTGATCATTTGCAAaatcaatagaatcatcaatctcaacaggAGCGAGATTGAGGGTCTTAGTAATTTCAGTAGGACTAAACTTATACTAATGTCCCCTAACATACActttatgaaacataaaagaagactggtctaacaactcatcattcaaatttgcataaaattccttaacaacccgaggcacaaacccatcaaatcCAGACAAAGATCATAACCAACccctttcctctaaagtaagtatGACCCCAAAAACATgatgaggagcaaaaaggaaattacgctcactaataaagtgataatgctcataaaattgcatgtttttctcattatcattaaaacagaaagtaagagaatgagcttCGAAAGAACCTGAAGTACGGACAGGGGCACCTTTTTGTTTAGGGAGTTTGGAAGACAATTCAGGAAATGCCAATGGTGTGGTTCCCATTGGGTTAGATGCAATAGGAGAAGCTTCTGATGGAACttcttcagattcagtctcctcCGCCAAATCGTCAAGAGAAACTTCAGGATTTGGCTCGGTCAGggaagggtccaactcaggcAGTGAGTCTTCCGTTTCAGGAGAAACATCCTCTGAAGAGATACAAGGAGGAGGGTTGATTTTTGCCTTCAATTTAAATCGGGATATaggagatgaatcagagatggagtttttttgttggagccactttggccttcttgCCTTTCTTTGTTCCAGTAGCTTTGGTCTTGcgtttgccctttgccttgggggTCAAAACATCAAGAGATAACAATGATTCAAAGTCATGATCAGATGGATCAGACACAACTTCAGTGGAGATTGGTTGGGAATGACTTGTAGTTAAGGCAGGTTTGGCTTTTATTTGACCTTCGGAAGAGGCGAGTGGAACTGCTGAGGCTTGGTTTGGCTGAGCATTGAGGTTGGGAAAAGTAACTCCTTTACTTGAAGCTCCAATTACGGTGGATCCTATAGGACCCGGAAGAGtaagaaccttctttcttgctgtggttttagGTCGACGGCCTGTAGGAGGCGAGACAATAGGGATTGATGCTGGGACGGGAGGTGTGGCATTGGGAACTGACTCAGGAACTGTCTCCTACTGAGACTTCACAGATTTGGAAGATGAACCACGAcctcgagtcttcatggctgctaagaatgaaacaagtgaaacacacaaagaaaaaaacctaaacactttggttataaGTGAGAGCGACAAACAAGAAAACATTGAGTAtgaaacaaccaaagtgaatccgaatatatagagtattcggtgcacaaatgaggcaagttcaaaaatgggtaaccaaaaatgggtaaccggattttatgtgataaatgccaaaatatctccctttttaaaacaaattctttcacacctcaaaattggaaactttttgaatattttagaatatattgagataaaacaaataaattgcatcaaataattttttaaaccTTTTTTTTATAAGTACACGATCCAAAATagattttattttatcattatttttacATTGTCGAAAATATAATGTAAATttccataccatatgtgtccatgtaaatgtcaagtcctgttcaaaagaaataagataaccatatttttcacaaattagagaaatgagttataattcaaatactaagtgaccataattcgaaaaatataccaatcacaaaacatattttaatcaattcattatatgaaTGAGTCTTACAtccatcttacacagtctagtcaacatgcatgtgtgtgtgcatgtgtaatcaatttggtgtttctttttggccttttaaagctagggtcattgcccatatttggcaattgtagcctttttcaaattgtaaccataatggaggctataactcttatactgatggtagccctttacactggtagagtatcctccaatataattgctaattaccaaGTACCAAtttactcagtgtcggctttcacacattagtataggtagctcttttccaaaatggagcctgaaaaagaaactggattaaggaatgctcatacaaacataatgatttgatcaaatataaattggatggtctatactttttcaaatatggttttttattcttaacaaagtataagacttataacattcattttctaaaatacaaaaaatatgctcaACAAATTATTTCCAAagaggacaagagatttacacaaacacatatgcaaggcaagataatcaatttattgtaaatttcaaataaaacaaacccccaaggatttcccgAAGGAATcgaatctgaccgtgtctaaagctttagtaaaaatatctgcaatttgtttgttagtctcaacatattctaaaatcaatgttttgttttcaacaagttccctaataaaatgatgacaaaTGTCAATATGTGTGGAGCGAGAGTGTTGAACAggattttttgagatattaatagcacttgtattatcacaaaaaatggttaaagttttaatatcaaaaCCCATAGTCttccaacatttgtttcatccacaaaagttgagtacaacagcttccagcagcaatgtactcaacTTCGGctattgacaaggagatggagttttgttttttactatgccaggagaccaaattgtttcctaagtaaaaacaaccaccacttgtacttttgcgatcatcagtgtttcctgcccaatctgcatcactataacacacaaggttagaatttgtttctttggagtaccaaatgcctaaatcaagagtattattgatgtaacgaataattttttttacagcagtcacatgagacttcatggggttcccTTGCAAACGAGCGCACACTCCAACACTATAACTGATGTCAGGGCGACTAGCAGTTAAGTATAGGAGACTCCCAAccatactcctgtaaagagttggatcaactttcttcccattctcatctttagataATTTGACCATAGTACCTATTGGAGTTTTAacaggtttagatgcatcgagtccaaataTTTTCaccatacttgctttgtgaaatcaAAATTCCCTCATCTGACTGCTTCACTTGAAGTCCTAAGaaaaaattgagttctcctaccatgctcatctcaaactcttcctgcatttgtttcacaaattcctgcactagagaatcattagtatAACCAAAcagtatatcatcaacataaatttgtgctatcataatattttcatcaacattttttataaaaagtgttttgtctaatccccctctcttgtacccctttgagaccaaaaaatgagttagtctctcataccaagctcgtggggcttgtttcagtccatacaaagctttttgtattttaaaaacatgattaggattgtaaggatcctcaaaccctttgggttattccacataagcttcttcattcaagaatccatttaaaaaggcagattttacatccatttggaacaatttaaaaccaagaacacatgaaatagctaataataatcttatggattcaagtcttgcaacaggggcaaatgtctcatcaaaatcaattccttcaacttgagtgtacccctgtgcaactagtctagctttatttcttattatggtcccaaattcatcagttttatttttaaatatccactttgtacctataacattagtatgactcggtctagggacaaggatCCATACTTTATTCCTTGTGTattgatctagctcttcttgcatagcattgatccatgattcatcatttaaggcttccttcacattttttggttccatTGTAGaagcaaaacaaacaaattgaaccaagtttacatacctcttttgaGTGatcatactctcttcaagattccCAAAATAAGATCAGAatggtgattcttttttactctggtttATGGTTCTTTTTTAACGAAGTGAGAGGaaataactggattttccttctctgtttgtCCAGTTGTTGTTTCGACAGAATTCACGTTTGATACATCAACAGTGGTTGTTGTCGCCTCTGAAGGTTGTGCTGTCAGATCTGCCATTTCTTCatgatgttgaacatcaatgagtctgtcaatttcctcctcatgggagtactcagaaaaatattttaaatcatctacaaccacattagctgattccataatagtttgggttctcatgttataaacatgataagccctactattggtGGAATATCCAAGAAAAGCTCCCACTtcgcttttggcatcaaattaTCCCAGATTCTCatgatctctaagaatataacacagacacccaaatacatgaaaataattgacattgggttttctacctttccagatttcataaggagttttatttgtacctaGACGCAGAAAAccacgattaattgtgtaacaagctgtattaattgcttcagcccacaatttctttgtgaattttttgctatttaacataactctggccattttcTGCAAAGTACGATTTTttcgttccactaccccattttgttcaggggttttgggagcagaaaattcatgcaaaattccaaaagatttacaatatccatcataaacagaattttcaaacttCTTACCATGATAACTTCAAATTCttacaatctttccaatgttacaatttttttcaactctaagTCTTGTGCatagagtttgaaaagcttcaaaagTATCTGATTTAGAAAAATCTACCCAAGTGAatatagaaaaatcatccacacatacaaaaatgtatctcttatcattaatactttcaacttgaataggacccatgagatccatatgcaataattctaacacatttgaagtattaatatcaaaTAAtactttatgggaaattttcaattgttttcccaattgacatgactcacacttaccaagcgattatttacccagcttgggtataccacggatgagacctgcattagcaatctttttcaagtttttgaaatttatatgtccaagtttttcatgccacaagtcagtaTTATTAAAACTTGATAAAgacgcatgacatgtgaatttttgtgtgagtgtgtaacaattatccaaagaaggagaacctttaagaacaatgtcaccattttgatttacaacattacactcatcatgcgaaaaattaacaagaaaaccttggtcacaaatttggcttatgctaattaagttggctttcagcccatcaacaagaagcacatttttcagttttggtaaccctaataattaattaattacacataattaaacaataattatgtttgatacatagaaaaatattttacttatcacataagtcctttttgcccattttttgtatttgcctttgacagtgattgtttgagccatttcaggaCCATTGACcaataacattaagctccaataaattgaaactaaataattaaactttttaattataatagttaatttattaattctgatattactccactataaattcagaattgcactctttatgttatagatatacttttacagaaatctttttcttaagtcgtccattgatataaccatcttacaatagttcaaccctctaattaattagttcataaattagaatggaagaattaccatttaacatttctaatttacttcttattccttaagtaccattaattcactagtgaataattaatctatattctaattatagatttgagctcaaaatcattcagttccataattaacccttacgGGAACttatatacgatccgttaggaaaagattagattccatattgttgatacatgttcccagccatccatgatattaaatctccaaaacaaaagtcattagcctcattctttgaagagacattaatgaatgaatcaaaagatttaataaacatgaacaggagttcatgaacactcaggatttaggttgatctataaatgatcatcagttatgatatgaattacaagtctttattgttaaatggtttttggataaagactctgtaacgccctggttaccccagagcagttacggtgaaccgaaaatttgactcgctacccgagtcctttggttaaaaacgtgatctaagtgttgttATCGGGTTAAGGTGAAGAAactagtaaaaaggaaagggtacatttcattaagtaaataaactgctcatgagtcttttaaaatgtttacaagtagtttgtaatacaaaagagtcgctacaatttcaaatttacagtccccgccggcctaagcggcaaaaatagggtaaacccctagtccctctgagaacaccttgaccgtggcggtcaagcggcccaatatgtacaccacatcgcccaagctctccactcagggttggttaagcttttccttccctttgcctgcaccacatagcacccatgagccaaggcccagcaagaaaacacaataaagcttgatataatatcaactacgatcataataaccattcaagactatcagtccaagcggATAGGTGAcattagccaaaagtcacaataatgagcatcgctccctctagtcatgtgacgatagggtcaccagggcttaactgataagtgattctttcataagtttgttcaggacaggtgcatggtgattggtcaccaacataaccttcctcacgactctagagtcgaaactatggacaacgtcccctagccatgtgacaaacggtcactggggtcatataccttggctatagtcatctggtcgtagaccaggcaagcgcttataagttcttcgaccttagggtcggtcctgcattaatgccatggagctattcaatgcgtgatcatcaactttaaagtcggtccctgactagtcagtgccataaacaggtaatcagcgttcactagcatttaatatgcaatccatgtccacatatatcaaccaacatgcctcaatatcaaaccatgcatgtcatatacctatacagggtacaactgtattcatacactgctttcttacctcaagttcgagcgagaagtatgatagagacgacccctgagaacgatcgatcttttagttccttagcggttacctaatcacaaccaaatataacctccattaatgagaatccacaataatagggtcgtaacctaagcaccaccctcgcgacctcgaaacatgcccacacggtgagtagattcgatcccgggccttaaggattgaaaccacaagtcaaaaacccttaaaaacattcaaaacgggacttagaaggaacagggtagcgctacagcgctcaacccctagcgccccagcgctatactcagaaccgcccaagtgccagaaagcctcctgaggagcgctgtagcgccctaaggtgggcgctatgcgctacctccagacccaaactcccctgaaccgaccttcttcaactccttcgattctaactcgatctccaagcttccaaatcctattcttaatgccaaatgaacccaaaaaccattctaacacaccccaaacatcacaagcatgggaaccttagccaaaactcccaacaaaatcatgaattcaccctagaagtctcagctgcaaaacagaaccagaacagggcaaaccagagaaaaccatggtcaaaaacttacccaaagcttggcttatgatgctcttcaatggtggaacacacttccaaactcccaaggcttgcttcccaagcttgaatcctcaaaattggttcaaaaactacaaagaaaagtgaagagaataaggtacgggagaactcttttgcatactctgtttttccactttCTTCTTCAGCTGTCAAAgggtatatctatcctaggggtgaaatgtccattttacccctaggtcaattaatacttcctaaaggctcccaagggcatatttgttacttccctcctatctcgttaatcataattaacgctctccaattcccgctattctcaataaccttaaacaccaatatttcacaacccgttaccctatatctcccagtaacgctctaattatcaaaatcacctcgagactcaacccaagtcccgacacttaaacctgttgtgactaaaccgctaatcaatattctaagatcgtctcatgtcgaatagctcaaacaaacccacatcataatgtggtcccaacacatatcatcgacatgcatacaattaacattatattataatataattctcatagacatgcataaacacatttaatgtaataattaaacaattatggccctcccggcctactaatccggccATTAAACCATAACAGGGAATCCGGGGCACTacagactctaattcatatcggtccatgtcatatataatcatattatataaagcacctttaccgagatgtctttccacatcaataatctgaatctagattatttgtatcattatgatactcagtaaaccgtacttacaactccaattaaagaattccataactttaatttgttgttgttgactatttttattcattcatgtgatcttaattctctcgtactaatacaagatcacatcctcaataatgaatatggaatttttatgatattttcaaaattattcaaacaataatttaacaatctaaatataacaataataataaactattgtatttatttattcattaaaaaaacaaatgtctttacatgcttttaggacacactcctaacaatctcccacttgtacttaaagcaagtgaggcatttctctcaatcccatattacgtacatgaccctcgaattgctttgctggaagcgtcttcatgaacgggtccgccaggttgtgttctgatgcgattttcagaatggtcacatctcctctatgtacgatttctctgaatAAGTGGTATTtgtgctctatatgctttcccctct
It includes:
- the LOC133825662 gene encoding uncharacterized protein LOC133825662, with amino-acid sequence MADLTAQPSEATTTTVDVSNVNSVETTTGQTEKENPETVPESVPNATPPVPASIPIVSPPTGRRPKTTARKKVLTLPGPIGSTVIGASSKGVTFPNLNAQPNQASAVPLASSEGQIKAKPALTTSHSQPISTEVVSDPSDHDFESLLSLDVLTPKAKGKRKTKATGTKKEDVSPETEDSLPELDPSLTEPNPEVSLDDLAEETESEEVPSEASPIASNPMGTTPLAFPELSSKLPKQKGAPVRTSDDHAPSIARKVKGINLAGFGSGNVVTDTPAVPIDLASVHTGITSLSDWFTLMEDTQRQILSSLAIINASTTPSP